A part of bacterium genomic DNA contains:
- a CDS encoding amidohydrolase family protein gives MGGRIQRYNLSAEQRQREPRTPDVGVVKKAMDAIGIDYANLFPTALLNMGILPEVDVQVAVSRAYARWITERVLPEEPRLRTMISLPFNDPDASGEMVEEFADRRGVIGFVVGSTFHRPVHHRSYMKVYAAIEERGMPLAFHSTYNWQDRLTEQFNKFLSAHGVGRTLYNIVHLTNLVVNGIPERFPRLKLVWMESGVAWIPFLMQRLDNEYMMRSSEAPLLKKRPSEYMCEFYYTVQPMERSNLDLLEATFAAIHADTQVLYASDYPHWDFDLPSSIYDLPFLSEDAKRRILGGNAINLYGLPSATTKVAVAS, from the coding sequence GTGGGGGGCCGCATCCAGCGTTACAATCTGAGCGCCGAGCAGCGGCAGCGCGAGCCGCGCACCCCCGACGTCGGGGTGGTCAAGAAGGCGATGGACGCCATCGGGATCGACTACGCCAACCTCTTCCCGACCGCGCTCCTCAACATGGGAATCCTGCCCGAGGTGGATGTCCAGGTGGCCGTCAGCCGCGCCTACGCTCGGTGGATCACCGAGCGCGTGCTCCCCGAGGAGCCGCGGTTGCGCACGATGATTTCCCTGCCGTTCAACGACCCCGATGCCAGCGGGGAGATGGTCGAGGAGTTCGCCGATCGCCGCGGCGTCATTGGCTTCGTCGTCGGCAGCACCTTCCACCGGCCGGTCCATCACCGCAGTTACATGAAGGTCTATGCGGCGATCGAGGAGCGAGGCATGCCCCTTGCCTTCCACTCGACGTACAACTGGCAGGATCGCCTGACCGAGCAGTTCAACAAATTCCTCTCCGCGCACGGCGTCGGCCGCACACTCTACAACATCGTGCACCTCACCAACTTGGTGGTGAATGGCATTCCCGAGCGCTTCCCGCGCCTGAAGCTTGTCTGGATGGAGAGCGGCGTCGCCTGGATCCCATTCCTCATGCAGCGCCTGGACAATGAGTACATGATGCGTTCTTCAGAGGCTCCTCTCTTGAAGAAGCGGCCCAGCGAGTACATGTGCGAGTTCTATTACACCGTCCAGCCGATGGAGCGCTCCAATCTTGATCTGCTCGAGGCGACGTTCGCGGCCATCCACGCGGACACACAGGTCCTCTACGCATCAGACTATCCGCACTGGGACTTCGACCTGCCGAGCAGCATCTACGACCTTCCGTTTCTTTCGGAGGACGCCAAGCGCCGCATCCTCGGGGGGAACGCCATCAACCTGTACGGTCTGCCCTCGGCCACCACGAAAGTCGCGGTGGCAAGCTGA
- the otnI gene encoding 2-oxo-tetronate isomerase, translated as MPKLAANLTMMFQEVSFLDRFAAAAEAGFTGVEYLFPYDFPPSEIAGHLARYGLTPALFNLPPGDWAKGERGTAALPGREDEFMAGMERALEHALAAGCTRLHAMAGIWPAGRDRREGTAVFVANLRRAADRAAAHGVSVLIEPINRRDMPGYFLTTTREAAAILREVGRDNVKLQLDLYHCQIMEGDLAAHVRDLAGEYAHVQIAGVPERHEPDRGEVNYSYLLELLDELGYDGWVGCEYRPAGDTRAGLGWARRWGVAA; from the coding sequence GTGCCGAAGCTCGCGGCCAATCTGACCATGATGTTTCAGGAAGTGAGTTTTCTCGACCGCTTCGCCGCGGCCGCGGAGGCGGGCTTCACCGGCGTCGAGTATCTCTTCCCCTACGATTTCCCGCCGTCCGAGATCGCCGGGCACCTCGCGCGGTACGGCCTGACGCCGGCGCTCTTCAACCTGCCGCCGGGCGACTGGGCCAAGGGCGAGCGCGGTACGGCGGCCTTGCCGGGCCGAGAGGATGAGTTCATGGCCGGGATGGAGCGTGCGCTCGAGCACGCGCTCGCGGCCGGGTGCACGCGGCTTCATGCCATGGCCGGGATCTGGCCCGCGGGGCGGGACCGGCGCGAAGGGACCGCGGTCTTCGTCGCGAACCTCCGGCGTGCCGCCGACCGCGCCGCGGCGCACGGCGTCAGCGTGCTGATCGAGCCGATCAACAGGCGCGACATGCCCGGCTACTTCCTCACCACGACCCGCGAGGCCGCGGCGATCCTGCGCGAGGTGGGCCGCGACAACGTGAAGCTGCAGCTCGACCTGTACCACTGCCAGATCATGGAGGGCGATCTCGCCGCGCACGTTCGCGATCTGGCCGGCGAGTACGCCCACGTGCAGATCGCCGGCGTTCCCGAGCGTCACGAGCCGGACCGTGGCGAGGTCAATTACTCCTATCTGCTCGAGCTGCTGGACGAGCTCGGCTACGACGGGTGGGTCGGCTGCGAATACCGGCCCGCCGGCGATACCCGCGCCGGCTTGGGATGGGCGCGACGCTGGGGTGTCGCGGCCTGA
- the otnK gene encoding 3-oxo-tetronate kinase, giving the protein MAMLLGAIADDLTGATDLANTLTRRGMRTVQLIGPPGHAAPEAVDAVVIALKSRTIPAPEAVAQSLAALAWLRGGGAGQIVFKYCSTFDSTDRGNIGPVADALLDALGADFTVFCPAFPENGRTVYRGYLFVGDVLLSESGMRDHPLTPMRDGNLVRVLGRQTPHKVGLVPLAAVRRGVDAVRGEFARLRRDGRRHAILDAVDDADLLTIGASVSGLALVTGGSGIALGLPENFRRAGRLESVQPADRLPRVRGAAAVISGSCSTATLAQVAVMRATHPVFDVDPMALAAGEPVVARALDWAGPRLGAKPLLVSASAPPDRVRVIQDSLGRERAGRLVEDALAGIARGLVERGVRRLVVAGGETSGAVVQALGVTGLRIGSQIDPGVPWTASLGEPAIALALKSGNFGGEDFFVRAFACLD; this is encoded by the coding sequence ATGGCGATGCTGCTCGGGGCGATTGCGGACGACCTCACGGGCGCGACGGACCTGGCGAACACGCTGACTCGGCGCGGCATGCGCACCGTTCAGCTGATCGGCCCGCCGGGTCACGCCGCGCCCGAGGCGGTCGATGCGGTGGTGATCGCCCTCAAGAGCCGCACGATCCCGGCGCCGGAGGCGGTCGCGCAGTCGCTCGCCGCGCTGGCGTGGCTGCGGGGCGGCGGCGCGGGACAGATCGTGTTCAAGTACTGCTCGACCTTCGATTCGACCGACCGCGGCAACATCGGTCCGGTGGCCGATGCGCTACTCGACGCGCTGGGCGCCGATTTTACCGTGTTCTGTCCCGCCTTTCCCGAAAACGGCCGGACGGTCTACCGCGGATACCTCTTCGTCGGAGACGTGCTGTTGTCCGAATCCGGGATGCGGGATCATCCGCTGACGCCGATGCGCGACGGGAACCTGGTGCGCGTGCTCGGCCGGCAGACGCCTCACAAGGTTGGGCTGGTACCCCTCGCCGCGGTGCGCCGCGGCGTGGACGCGGTGCGCGGCGAATTCGCGCGGCTGCGCCGTGACGGCCGCCGGCACGCCATCCTCGACGCGGTCGACGACGCCGATCTCCTGACCATCGGCGCGTCGGTGTCCGGTCTCGCTCTCGTGACCGGCGGGTCGGGCATCGCGCTCGGCCTGCCGGAGAACTTTCGCCGCGCCGGGCGGCTCGAGTCCGTGCAGCCGGCGGACCGGCTGCCCCGCGTGCGCGGAGCGGCGGCCGTGATCTCCGGCTCGTGCTCGACGGCGACGCTGGCGCAGGTGGCGGTTATGCGTGCGACGCATCCCGTCTTCGACGTGGACCCGATGGCGCTGGCCGCCGGCGAGCCGGTCGTCGCGCGTGCGCTTGACTGGGCGGGGCCGCGTCTCGGCGCGAAACCGCTGCTGGTCTCGGCGAGCGCCCCGCCCGACCGCGTGCGCGTCATTCAAGACTCTTTGGGCCGCGAGCGTGCGGGGCGCCTTGTCGAGGACGCGTTGGCCGGCATTGCCCGCGGGCTCGTCGAGCGCGGCGTTCGCCGCCTGGTCGTCGCCGGCGGCGAGACCTCCGGCGCCGTCGTGCAGGCGCTCGGCGTGACCGGGCTGCGGATCGGCTCGCAGATCGATCCCGGCGTGCCCTGGACGGCGAGTCTCGGCGAGCCGGCGATCGCGCTGGCGCTCAAGTCCGGCAATTTCGGCGGGGAGGATTTCTTCGTGAGGGCATTCGCATGTCTCGACTGA
- the otnC gene encoding 3-oxo-tetronate 4-phosphate decarboxylase: protein MSRLSEAAVREEICRLGASLFARGLSVGSAGNISVRLEDGWLMTPTNVSLGRLDPARLAKLDATGTLVAGDPPTKESVLHRVMYEERPQAGAVVHLHSTYSVAVSALADVDHANVLPPITAYYVMRVGRLPLVPYYPPGDRGLAEAVRGLAGRHHAVLLANHGPVVAGTSLDAAASAIEELEETAKLFLILRGSKVRLLTEEQVAALKPI, encoded by the coding sequence ATGTCTCGACTGAGCGAAGCGGCGGTGCGCGAGGAGATCTGCCGGCTCGGGGCGTCCCTGTTTGCGCGCGGTCTGAGCGTCGGGAGCGCCGGCAACATCAGCGTGCGGCTCGAGGACGGCTGGCTCATGACGCCGACGAACGTCTCGCTCGGGCGGCTCGATCCGGCGAGGCTCGCGAAGCTCGATGCGACCGGCACGCTCGTCGCCGGCGACCCGCCGACCAAGGAGAGCGTCCTTCATCGCGTCATGTACGAGGAGCGGCCGCAGGCCGGGGCGGTGGTGCATCTGCACTCGACCTACTCGGTCGCCGTCTCCGCGCTGGCGGACGTCGACCACGCAAACGTGCTGCCGCCGATCACCGCCTACTACGTGATGCGCGTCGGCCGGCTGCCGCTCGTGCCCTACTATCCGCCGGGGGACCGCGGTCTCGCCGAGGCCGTGCGGGGGCTGGCCGGCCGGCACCACGCGGTTCTCCTCGCCAATCACGGTCCGGTGGTGGCCGGCACCTCGCTGGACGCCGCCGCCAGCGCCATCGAGGAGCTCGAGGAGACGGCCAAGCTCTTTCTGATCCTGCGGGGCTCCAAGGTCCGTCTGCTCACCGAGGAGCAGGTGGCTGCCCTGAAGCCGATCTGA
- a CDS encoding NAD(P)H-binding protein: MDDDEIHVATGAFGFSGRAITRRLLATGRRVLTLTGHPARPNPFGDRVRVAPYRFDDPNELARTLRGAAVLYNTYWVRFPHRGTTFDTAVESTRVLVQACRAADVRRIVHLSVTNAAEDSPLPYFRGKAVVERIIRESGLSYAILRPALVYGSGDILVNNIAWFLRRSPVFPVMGNGGYRLQCVDVDDLAEIAVEAGAGSENAVADVVGPETHTFDGVVRLIARAVGSRARLLHTPPGVVRALLAAAGAVVRDVVLTRGEIAGLMAELLVSVCPPIARGRFSDWVARHGETLGRTYASELARHFR; encoded by the coding sequence ATGGACGATGACGAGATTCACGTCGCCACGGGAGCGTTCGGCTTCAGCGGGCGCGCCATCACCCGCCGGCTTCTCGCCACCGGCCGGCGCGTGCTCACGCTCACCGGCCATCCGGCCCGGCCGAACCCGTTCGGCGACCGGGTCCGGGTGGCGCCGTACCGGTTTGACGATCCGAACGAACTGGCCCGGACGCTGCGCGGAGCGGCCGTCCTGTACAATACCTACTGGGTCCGGTTTCCGCACCGGGGCACGACGTTCGACACGGCGGTCGAGAGCACCAGGGTGCTCGTTCAGGCCTGCCGGGCCGCGGACGTCCGCCGGATCGTCCACTTGAGCGTGACGAACGCCGCCGAAGACTCACCGCTCCCGTATTTTCGCGGCAAGGCCGTGGTGGAGCGGATCATCCGGGAGTCCGGCCTGTCCTACGCCATCCTTCGGCCGGCGCTCGTGTACGGCTCCGGCGACATCCTGGTCAACAACATCGCGTGGTTCCTGCGGCGCAGCCCGGTGTTCCCGGTCATGGGCAACGGCGGCTACCGGTTGCAGTGCGTGGACGTCGACGACCTGGCGGAGATCGCGGTCGAGGCCGGCGCGGGTTCGGAGAACGCCGTCGCCGACGTCGTGGGGCCCGAGACGCATACCTTCGACGGCGTGGTGCGGCTCATCGCCCGGGCGGTCGGGAGCCGCGCGCGTCTCCTCCACACCCCTCCCGGCGTCGTGCGGGCGCTGCTCGCGGCGGCCGGCGCCGTCGTCCGCGACGTCGTGCTCACCCGTGGTGAGATCGCGGGGTTGATGGCCGAATTGCTCGTCTCGGTCTGTCCGCCGATCGCGCGCGGGCGTTTCAGCGATTGGGTGGCGCGACACGGCGAAACGCTCGGCCGGACGTACGCCTCGGAGCTGGCCCGGCATTTTCGCTGA
- a CDS encoding TRAP transporter large permease: protein MDTNAVALIVMIVTFIYLGYQGVPVAFALIAGALVTTTLFTKITLASIVGQMFNGINQLEFLAIPFFLLTGDMMTSANITWRLISFAQALVGHFRSGLAHVVSVSSMLFAGISGSMTADVAAISTVVMPYMEREGYNPAFSAALVAAASTIAAMVPPSIMAIIYGAVGSVSIAGLFLGGATPGLMVGVGLMVYSYVFGPPGIRKQRATLGQMAGATRAALLPLMIPIIIVGGVGFGIITPAEAGMIAVTYILVVLLPLLNRGHIRHLPRDFMEAAVLYSLPMAAVASASAVGWLLAYLGGPTIVRGWIEALAGGNRIVIMYAMVLVLTIAGDFLDGAPAIAIFMPIILSLTQLGHINPVHMGVLVIVSLAFGLITPPYGLILLLASTLAGVPFSRALRQSVPLYAVFFLVITLIILFPNVVLWLPRLILPQSVGCFPNQNGPGYICPPP from the coding sequence ATGGATACCAACGCCGTCGCCCTGATCGTGATGATCGTGACGTTCATCTATCTCGGCTACCAGGGGGTGCCGGTGGCGTTCGCCCTCATCGCGGGGGCGCTGGTGACCACGACGCTGTTCACCAAGATCACGCTCGCCTCGATCGTCGGGCAGATGTTCAACGGCATCAACCAGCTCGAGTTCCTGGCGATTCCGTTCTTTCTGCTGACCGGCGACATGATGACGTCCGCGAACATCACCTGGCGGCTGATCAGCTTCGCGCAGGCGCTCGTCGGCCACTTCCGCAGCGGCCTCGCGCATGTGGTCAGCGTTTCGAGCATGCTCTTTGCCGGCATTTCGGGCTCGATGACGGCCGACGTCGCCGCCATCAGCACGGTCGTCATGCCCTACATGGAACGAGAGGGATACAATCCCGCCTTCTCCGCCGCGCTGGTCGCCGCCGCCTCGACCATCGCGGCGATGGTGCCGCCGAGCATCATGGCCATTATCTACGGGGCGGTCGGAAGCGTGTCGATCGCGGGCCTGTTTCTCGGCGGAGCCACCCCCGGGCTCATGGTCGGGGTCGGGTTGATGGTCTACAGTTACGTCTTCGGCCCGCCCGGCATCCGCAAGCAGCGGGCGACGCTCGGCCAGATGGCCGGCGCAACGCGCGCGGCGCTGCTGCCGCTGATGATCCCGATCATCATCGTCGGCGGCGTCGGCTTCGGCATCATCACGCCCGCCGAGGCCGGCATGATCGCGGTCACGTACATCCTCGTCGTGCTCCTGCCGCTGCTGAACCGGGGGCACATCCGCCACCTGCCTCGCGATTTCATGGAGGCGGCCGTCCTCTACTCCCTCCCGATGGCGGCGGTCGCGAGCGCCTCGGCCGTGGGATGGCTGCTTGCGTATCTCGGCGGTCCGACGATCGTCAGGGGCTGGATTGAAGCGCTCGCGGGCGGCAACCGGATCGTCATCATGTACGCGATGGTGCTCGTCCTCACCATCGCCGGCGATTTCCTCGACGGGGCGCCGGCGATCGCGATCTTCATGCCCATCATCCTCTCGCTGACGCAGCTGGGGCACATCAACCCGGTGCATATGGGCGTGCTCGTGATCGTGAGCCTCGCGTTCGGCCTGATCACCCCGCCCTACGGGCTGATCCTGTTGCTGGCCTCGACCCTGGCCGGCGTTCCGTTCAGCCGCGCCCTCCGCCAATCGGTCCCCTTGTACGCCGTCTTCTTTCTCGTCATCACGTTGATCATTCTGTTCCCGAACGTGGTGTTGTGGCTGCCGCGCCTGATCCTTCCACAGTCGGTCGGGTGCTTTCCCAACCAAAACGGGCCCGGCTACATCTGCCCGCCGCCGTAG
- a CDS encoding TRAP transporter small permease subunit, producing MPRRAGVPARGNAPADAGSPGEEGALAAGVVLAPKQRITVRASRHLKWPALDVLERFLMVVCALLLLGFTLCELADVSFRTIDRPWLDAGEFEIGFFVWGVFLGMGVAVRRDQHFRLTALGQSLRGRKRLLVETLNRLVILGTAVCMIVFGYRNYLNGFGSFLMPSVTPIAVLYAAIPVGGALAALFTIEELVNGWRRGYESPADTSPGTHGLPVT from the coding sequence GTGCCGAGGCGGGCCGGCGTCCCCGCGCGCGGGAACGCCCCGGCTGACGCCGGGAGCCCGGGTGAGGAAGGGGCCCTCGCCGCGGGCGTCGTCCTGGCGCCCAAGCAGCGGATCACCGTCCGCGCGTCCCGGCATCTCAAGTGGCCGGCGCTCGACGTCCTGGAGCGATTCCTCATGGTCGTCTGCGCCCTGCTGCTGCTCGGCTTCACCCTCTGCGAGCTGGCCGACGTCAGCTTCCGCACGATCGACCGCCCATGGCTCGACGCGGGGGAGTTCGAAATCGGCTTCTTCGTCTGGGGCGTGTTCCTGGGCATGGGCGTGGCGGTCCGCCGGGACCAGCACTTCCGACTGACCGCGCTCGGACAGTCCCTGCGCGGCCGCAAACGCCTGCTGGTCGAGACGCTCAACCGGCTGGTGATTCTCGGCACCGCCGTGTGCATGATCGTGTTCGGCTATCGCAACTATCTCAACGGGTTCGGAAGTTTCCTGATGCCGTCGGTCACGCCCATCGCCGTGCTGTACGCCGCGATTCCGGTGGGAGGCGCCCTGGCCGCGCTCTTCACGATCGAGGAGCTGGTCAACGGCTGGCGCCGCGGCTACGAGTCGCCGGCCGACACGTCGCCCGGGACCCACGGATTGCCGGTGACGTAA
- a CDS encoding TRAP transporter substrate-binding protein, giving the protein MLTRRSFVRGTIALAGAAWGVRRVQAAGAARTFTFGYDQPHETAYGFMADRFQEHLQQLSGGTLAIRQFPNAALGQEPEMAQKVRTGDIDFAINATANTATVVPQAGVFSLHFIFRDEKHLLDSVTNPGINAYFKKMILDNTTGARSLGLMTLGFRNMYAKFAVTGAHDLVGKKVRVQATKTEDAFFSAYRAVPVHMPFGQVYTSLQTGLVQIAENGNDIYLKNKHYEAAPVLSKTQHEANNNQLWMSQKTWDSLSAQQQQWVEAAAGYALPRAARQALVNDAAAVKTLQGLGVKFNQKVDKQSFVTLAAPLQDPQAQELGPYAVQLLKLVRNVT; this is encoded by the coding sequence ATGCTGACGAGACGCTCGTTCGTGCGTGGAACAATCGCCCTGGCCGGAGCGGCGTGGGGCGTGAGGCGGGTCCAGGCCGCGGGCGCCGCGCGGACGTTCACCTTTGGCTACGATCAACCTCACGAAACCGCCTACGGCTTCATGGCCGACCGGTTCCAGGAACATCTGCAGCAGTTGAGCGGCGGCACGCTCGCCATCCGGCAGTTCCCCAACGCGGCGCTCGGGCAGGAACCGGAGATGGCGCAGAAAGTCCGCACGGGCGACATCGACTTCGCGATCAACGCCACCGCGAATACCGCGACCGTCGTGCCGCAGGCCGGCGTGTTTTCGCTTCATTTCATCTTTCGCGACGAGAAACATCTCCTCGATTCGGTGACGAACCCCGGCATCAACGCGTACTTCAAGAAGATGATTCTCGACAATACGACGGGCGCGCGGTCGCTCGGCCTGATGACGCTGGGCTTCCGGAACATGTATGCCAAGTTCGCCGTCACGGGCGCGCACGACCTGGTGGGGAAGAAGGTGCGGGTGCAGGCGACGAAGACCGAAGACGCGTTCTTCAGCGCCTACCGCGCGGTGCCGGTGCACATGCCGTTCGGACAGGTGTACACGTCGCTGCAGACCGGACTCGTGCAGATCGCCGAAAACGGGAACGACATCTACCTCAAGAACAAGCACTACGAAGCGGCCCCGGTGCTCTCGAAGACGCAGCACGAGGCCAACAACAACCAACTCTGGATGAGCCAGAAGACGTGGGACAGTCTCTCCGCCCAGCAGCAGCAATGGGTGGAGGCGGCGGCCGGCTATGCCCTGCCGCGGGCGGCGCGGCAGGCGCTCGTGAACGACGCCGCCGCGGTCAAGACGCTGCAGGGGCTCGGGGTGAAATTCAACCAGAAGGTCGACAAGCAGAGCTTCGTGACGCTCGCGGCTCCGCTGCAGGATCCGCAGGCTCAGGAGCTGGGCCCGTACGCGGTCCAGCTCCTGAAGCTCGTGCGCAATGTGACGTAA
- a CDS encoding glycoside hydrolase family 88 protein: protein MTPAGGPPGLDARLALTLRAIDHTARRLGDSFPHVTEEGRWKTLAGSDGPRWTGTTWRHGNWTAGFWVGCLWLASQWSGDARYADAARLWAERLAGREHDDRTHDLGFLFYPSHAVGDLLGHDGALSARALVAARTLLSRFVETGGYLQAWGPRGDPEWVGTSTIDTMMNLPLLWWASRKTGDGRYAAAAAAHAATTRRHFFRPDGSTYHLVVYGRTPGAVSRKTTFQGHAPESAWARGQAWAIAGFAIAYRETGAGQFLAAADAAAHYFTRRLPADRVPYWDFDDPAIPDAPRDSSAAAIAADGLLELSAVHPSPARARRYRDEAASLLEALAAHCQNRAPEEIDGVLLHGCYSRPHREGVDSALIWGDYFYLRSLGRVPAAGRPVLPG from the coding sequence ATGACGCCGGCCGGCGGGCCGCCGGGCCTCGACGCGCGCCTCGCCCTCACGCTGCGCGCCATCGATCACACCGCACGGCGCCTCGGCGATTCGTTCCCGCACGTCACCGAGGAGGGACGCTGGAAGACCCTCGCCGGGAGCGACGGGCCGCGATGGACGGGCACGACATGGCGGCACGGCAATTGGACCGCGGGCTTCTGGGTGGGATGCCTGTGGCTCGCGTCGCAATGGAGCGGAGATGCCCGGTACGCCGACGCCGCCCGCCTGTGGGCGGAGCGTCTGGCCGGCCGCGAGCATGACGATCGAACCCACGACCTGGGCTTTCTGTTCTATCCGAGCCACGCGGTCGGGGATCTGCTCGGCCACGACGGCGCCCTGAGCGCCCGGGCGCTCGTGGCGGCCCGCACCCTGCTCAGCAGATTCGTAGAGACCGGCGGCTACCTTCAGGCCTGGGGACCCCGGGGCGATCCCGAATGGGTGGGGACCAGCACCATCGACACGATGATGAACCTCCCGCTGCTGTGGTGGGCGTCCCGGAAGACCGGTGACGGCCGGTATGCCGCGGCGGCGGCGGCGCACGCGGCCACTACACGGCGGCACTTCTTCCGGCCGGACGGGTCCACGTACCACCTCGTCGTCTACGGCCGTACGCCCGGCGCCGTGTCCCGGAAAACGACGTTCCAGGGGCATGCGCCGGAGTCCGCCTGGGCGCGGGGTCAGGCCTGGGCCATCGCGGGATTCGCGATCGCTTATCGTGAGACCGGGGCCGGGCAATTCCTTGCCGCCGCGGACGCGGCGGCCCACTATTTCACCCGGCGGCTGCCGGCCGACCGCGTTCCATATTGGGACTTCGACGATCCCGCGATCCCCGACGCCCCGCGCGACAGCTCGGCGGCGGCGATCGCGGCGGACGGCCTGCTCGAACTCTCGGCGGTGCATCCCTCGCCCGCCCGCGCGCGGCGCTACCGCGACGAGGCCGCGTCGCTTCTCGAGGCGCTGGCGGCGCACTGCCAGAACCGCGCCCCCGAGGAGATCGACGGGGTGCTGCTCCACGGCTGCTACTCGCGCCCGCACCGGGAGGGCGTCGACTCCGCGCTCATCTGGGGCGACTACTTCTATCTGCGCAGCCTGGGGCGGGTGCCGGCGGCCGGACGCCCGGTTCTTCCAGGGTAG
- a CDS encoding MaoC/PaaZ C-terminal domain-containing protein, translated as MTRRAAPRTAPARKPLTGMLGQRVQFRKTIAESDVYLFAGITGDLHPNHVDEVYMRGTPYAGRIAHGALLVGFMSTTSTLMTQRVQAAVPQVVVSYGYDRIRFIKPVRIGDTITVDYTVVRVDETEGRMFADVTIKNQRNDLVCAGTHILKLIGAGASAPRRPPTRGSSAAR; from the coding sequence ATGACACGGCGAGCCGCTCCCCGCACGGCGCCGGCCCGGAAGCCCCTCACCGGCATGCTCGGCCAACGCGTCCAGTTCCGCAAGACAATCGCCGAATCGGACGTGTACCTGTTTGCCGGGATCACCGGCGATCTGCATCCCAACCATGTGGACGAAGTCTATATGAGGGGGACGCCGTACGCGGGCCGGATCGCCCACGGCGCGCTGCTGGTGGGCTTCATGTCCACGACCTCGACGCTCATGACGCAGCGCGTTCAGGCCGCGGTCCCGCAGGTCGTCGTCTCCTACGGCTACGATCGGATCCGGTTTATCAAACCCGTGCGCATCGGGGACACCATCACGGTCGACTACACGGTGGTACGGGTCGACGAGACGGAAGGCAGGATGTTCGCCGACGTGACGATCAAGAACCAGCGGAACGACCTCGTCTGCGCCGGCACGCACATCCTGAAGCTCATCGGCGCCGGCGCGTCCGCGCCGCGGCGCCCGCCCACCCGCGGCTCATCCGCCGCGCGATGA
- a CDS encoding CoA transferase, with product MSSARRILRRRGQSWGMFLAGVKVISLTHFLQGPSGVQFLADLGADVVKVEQPGRGAWERTWSGAGAYLNGESVFYLLAHRNQRSLTLDLKSDAGKEILWRLIRVSDVLVQNFRPGVLDRHGFGYDELARANPRLVYCACSGYGPDGPYREHPGQDLLVQGVSGLAAITGAADDPPTPVGTAVVDQHAAALLALGVLAALHGRAQTGKGCRVDVNLLSAALDLQIEPLTYYLNGGRLQPRSRAGLSTTFHEAPYGVYRTRDGWIVVSLAPVSRLAEVTGSEALSGFRDDERFERREEVSAALGRVLAERPTDEWLGLFRPAGIWAAPVADYEQVVSDPQVRWNESFLEFDHPRAGRVRVLAHPIHYDGRPLPLRRRPPLLGEDTDEILRGLDYTPAEIARFRSDKVV from the coding sequence GTGTCATCGGCGCGCAGGATTCTCCGCCGGCGCGGGCAATCCTGGGGCATGTTCCTCGCCGGCGTGAAGGTCATCAGCCTGACGCATTTTCTCCAGGGGCCGTCCGGCGTCCAGTTCCTGGCGGACCTCGGGGCGGACGTCGTGAAGGTGGAGCAGCCCGGCCGCGGCGCCTGGGAGCGCACCTGGTCGGGAGCCGGCGCGTACCTGAACGGCGAGAGCGTCTTCTACCTGCTCGCGCACCGGAACCAGCGCAGCCTGACGCTCGACCTCAAGTCGGACGCCGGCAAAGAGATCCTGTGGCGGCTGATCCGCGTCTCCGACGTGCTCGTGCAAAATTTCCGGCCCGGCGTGCTCGACCGGCACGGGTTCGGATACGACGAGCTCGCGCGCGCCAATCCACGGCTCGTCTACTGCGCCTGTTCCGGCTACGGTCCCGACGGCCCCTACCGCGAGCATCCCGGGCAGGATCTGCTGGTTCAAGGGGTCTCCGGCCTCGCGGCGATCACCGGCGCCGCCGACGATCCGCCCACCCCGGTGGGGACGGCGGTCGTCGACCAGCACGCGGCGGCGCTGCTGGCGCTGGGCGTGCTCGCGGCGCTGCACGGCCGCGCGCAGACGGGGAAGGGATGCCGCGTCGACGTCAACCTGCTATCGGCGGCGCTCGATCTGCAGATCGAACCGCTCACCTACTATCTCAACGGCGGCCGCCTGCAGCCGCGGAGCCGCGCCGGACTGTCCACGACCTTCCACGAGGCGCCGTACGGCGTCTACCGGACCCGCGACGGCTGGATCGTGGTCTCGCTCGCGCCGGTCAGCCGGCTGGCCGAGGTCACGGGCAGTGAGGCGCTGTCCGGGTTCCGGGACGACGAGCGCTTCGAGCGGCGCGAAGAAGTCTCCGCCGCACTCGGCCGGGTGCTCGCCGAGCGTCCGACCGACGAGTGGCTCGGCCTCTTCCGGCCGGCCGGCATCTGGGCCGCCCCGGTCGCGGATTACGAACAGGTCGTGAGCGATCCGCAGGTGCGCTGGAACGAATCGTTTCTCGAGTTCGACCATCCACGAGCCGGCCGCGTCCGCGTGCTCGCACATCCCATCCACTACGACGGCCGTCCGCTGCCTCTGCGGCGGCGGCCGCCGCTGCTCGGCGAGGACACCGACGAGATTCTGCGCGGCCTCGACTACACGCCCGCGGAGATCGCGCGGTTTCGAAGCGACAAGGTCGTGTGA